Within Campylobacter jejuni, the genomic segment ACTCTTAAATTTGCCGCATGGGTTAAAGCCACTGCGATAGCATCTGTGATATCCAAAGGCTTGATATCTTTACTAAGTCCTAAAAGCCTTTTTACCATAAAAGCAACTTGTTCTTTAGTTGCTTTGGCTTTTCCTGTAACGGCTTTTTTTACTTGTAAGGGAGTGTATTCTGCAAAGTCTCCATGAATTTGAAGAATTTTTAAAGATAGGGCTCCGCGAAATTGTGCGAGTTTTAAAACGGTTTTTGGATTGTAAGCAAAAAAGATATCTTCTATAGCCACCTCATCAAAAGAATGATTTTTAAAAATCAAGTCCAAACCCTCGCAAAGCTCTGTGATTTGATACTGTAAGGTACTTGGCTTTATCTTTATAAGTCCTGCTTCTATGAGAATGTTTTTTCCTTTGTTGGCTTCTATGATAGCATAACCGCAATTTCTTGAACCTGGATCTATACCTAAAATTTTCAAATTCATACCTTTTGAAAAATAAAATACAAAAGCGGATTTTAACCTTTTTTTATGAAATTTAAGATAAAATTTATACATTATGCAAAATTTAAAGAGAGATT encodes:
- the ruvC gene encoding crossover junction endodeoxyribonuclease RuvC, giving the protein MNLKILGIDPGSRNCGYAIIEANKGKNILIEAGLIKIKPSTLQYQITELCEGLDLIFKNHSFDEVAIEDIFFAYNPKTVLKLAQFRGALSLKILQIHGDFAEYTPLQVKKAVTGKAKATKEQVAFMVKRLLGLSKDIKPLDITDAIAVALTHAANLRVRV